In Proteus terrae subsp. cibarius, the genomic stretch TCGGGTGTGCCTTGCCGGTTCACCACGAAAGAGGATGTGGCTATGGCCGCAGACCCAATTCGTGACCCGGTGTGTTTGCTCCAATGGGACAGAACTCCGGATGAGGCTGAACAAACTACGCAGGACAACAACGGGATGAAAGTTGCCGGGCTGGTGGGGCAGGCTGTGAGCATTGGTGAACAACCTGTCGAATACAGCCTGTACCTGTTCAGTGGTGACGGTTCCAAGGTAAAAGTTGGGTCTGGCTCTCAGAACCTGACGGTAACTACTGCCTATGGCTCTGTTGGTTACACCCCGATTGATGACATTGCTCAGGTGAATCGCGTCATTGAAGACTTTGATGTGAACTTCAAGCAGAGCAAAGGTCCTGATTGTTCAATCACTCTCAGTGCTGACCGTGCGAAAAACGAGGCCGCGAACAAAGCTGTTGGCAGTGCAAGCCGCACCTGTCTGTTCGAGTGGCAGCAGATCCCCGATGGACTGGTCCAAGACCCGTTATCGGAATCTCCTTCGTTGTCAGGTTCCCTGGCCGAGAACGGTGATCACCCTCTGGGGTGGCGGGTAAGTATTTTCACCCGTAACGGCACTCGGGTGACGTTGAACGACGAGACTTTCAATGTCGAAGCGGTTGACCCACCAGCTCCGACCGTTGAACTAGCCTCCGACTACAACTTCAAAGACAACATCTACTTGGTGCCGATGACAGGTAACTACCTGGGTGATGCCATTATCAACTCTGAACGAGCTGATCTGGATATTGCCATATCGCGCAACTCTGATGTTCTTGAGTCTGAGACCTTCACTCCGGGATGGGGTGCCACCAATAAGGTGTATCGCCGCATCAATACCGATGAGCGAGCGTTGTGGGAGGAGACCACCTACAAGGTGAACGCGGCCTACAACAAGGTGCCTGATGTGAAGACTGAGGTTGTCTACCGGGCTATCTCTGCACCTTCTGACAGTATCCGTCCTATCGTTGAAGTTAAAGGTGATACCGCGATTGACACCCAGGCATTGCCGGTTAGGGTTCTCATCCGTGATCAGTACAAACCTGATGGTGACTATGACGCTAACACGATGGGGGTGTGGAAAGTACGCCTGATCCAGCAAAAGGCCTACAACGAGACGGTTGCGCTCACTGATTATGCGGAAGCATCGAACGGTGAAGCTCAGTTCTCAGTAGACCTGTCTGGTGTGGATACTTCCTCCGTCCGTATCGCTGCTGAGGCTGTTCTGGAAAGCCCTGTTGAGGGTTACAACCGCACAGAGTTGTCTATCAGACCTGCCTTCTTGACAGTGCTTCGTGGTGGTGCCATCGGTGCTGGCGTGGAGGCTCGCAAGTTGTCTGGTGAAGCTCCGTTCACTGCTGTGTTCAAGCTATCTTTGGACGACCGTCAGGATCTCCGGGCTACCGGCCAGGTTGTGTGGGAAACCAGTAAGGACGACGGTAAAACCTGGGAGCAGTTCATCCCAGAAGATCGATACAAGTATCAGCTTGTGAAGACCTTCGACAAGGGGGAGTACCAGGTTCGGGCCAAGGTGGTGAACGTCAACTCAGGTGCGGAAAAGTACACCGAAGCGGTCAGTGTTGTCGCTTACGACAAACCTGATATTGCTGTTATCGGCCCGACCACGTTGTTTGTCGGAAGTGAAGGCAAGTACACAGCGAACCTGACGTTGAACGATGAGCCAATCTCCGGTGGCAATGCCATTGTTGAGTGGTCTACTGACGGTGGCAAAACCTACGCGCAGACAGGGGATAGCATCACGCTTTCGAGCGATGAAGAAACCCGATACCGCCTGTGGGCTCGTGTGCGCTCTGCCACTGCACCGGCTGATGACGGCTATGCCTATGAAGTTGCGAAAACGGCAGTTGACTTCCGAGCAGTGAAGGCCCCCCGTCCTTACGTGACAGGGCCGCGAGTCATTGAGACCGGTAAGAAGTATGTGTTCAAAGCCGAAACCAGCCTGCCTTACCGTGGGATGGACGTGAAGCTGAACGGGTTCTTCACGCTGCCTGATGGCTCAATTGTGCAGGGTGATACTGCTGAGTACGTGCCTTCGGACACTGACCTCAACCAGGCTACTGTAGAAACGAAGTACACCACCTGGATCGAAGGATACCGAGATCAGGGTGCAGAAGCCTCGCATAGCCTACGCTCCCGCGTGTGGCAGTATGTATGGCCGAGCTTCGGAATGCAGGTCAGGAAGAACGCTGACGTGGCTCCTGCGACGATCACCGCGTCAGTGCGGCCAATTGCCTTCAACGGCAAGCTGGAAGAACCGACCTACGAGTGGGAGTTGCCGGAAGGCGCAGTGATTCAGGATCAGCGGCAGGATATTGTCCGGTCCTTTGTGATCAATGAGCCGGGCGATTACAACATCAAGGTGACTGTCCGTGATGCTCGCGGCCATGAAACCGTGATCGAGCAACCGCTCAAGATCGGCCAGGCAGAGCCCTATGCTATCGACCTGCAATACTCTGGCTCGAACAAATACGAGCGTGAGCCTCTGGATGTGCTGTTGCGACCGTACATTTCTGGCGGCCACCCACGCGACCGTATTTCGACTCGCGTCTACTCGGTAGATGGTACGCCGTTGGAAAGCAGCGGTTACTACGGCAGAGCAACTCTGGGCGCTGGTGAGCACAGCATCAAGCTGAAAATAACCTCAGAAATGGGGCATGAAGCTGAGGGCGAGGTGAACATCAATGTGGCAGAGAACAAGTTGCCTGCATGTAGCCTGAGCTCACGAGAGACCGTTGGGTCGTGGATCGTTTATGCGAACTGCGAAGATACCGATGGCCGCATGAAGTCCTACGAATGGACCATTGCCGGTGAGTTGCAGAGCATCAGCTCTGATCGAGTGACTATCAGCAAGGGCACCTATGAAACGATGCCGACCATCTCTCTGGTTGGGGTCGATGACTCTGGTGGCAAATCCGAAGCTGTTACCATGAACTAAGGTTCATTCCTCTCAAAGCCCGGTTCAGACCGGGCTTTTTTTTGTATCGCGCTGGAATTGTCCAAATTGGGCTATTACAGAGGCGAGTCTATTTCCCTCCCCCGGATACACTGCCCAGCATCCAGTAATCCAATCTTAGGGGATAGACATGCGGACAAAATTACTCGGGGCGCTGATGGTGTTCGGGATTATTACCGGCACGGCTCATGCGTCATCGAAATTGGAAATCACCGATCCCAGAGCGGCGAAGATAGAGGACATCGTAGAGCTACCCATCAAAGGGGTTCGAGCCGTCCAAAGTGATGGGCAGATCATGTTCCTCTCTGAAAACGGGCGATTTGTTATTTCAGGACAAATCTACGACCTGTGGAGCAAGAAGCCCCTCAACACGATGTCCCAAATGAGGGATGTAGCGGAGCGTATCCACTTCAAGAGCATGGGCATGGATGTGGACACGCTGAACACCGTTTCGATGGGGCGTGGTGACAAAGAGGTGGTGGTCTTTGTCGATCCTAGATGCGCGGTTTGCCATCAGCTCATGGGTGATGCCAAATCGCTGGTGGATGATTACACCTTTAAATTTATCGTGATTCCTGCTCTGGGTGCTGAGTCCAACCGCTTGGCAAAGAACTTGTACTGCGCGAAAGACAAAACCCACGCGCTCGATGCGCTGATGAACAACACCTTGGGTTCCCTTCCTTCAAAAGAAACCTGCGACCCCGGCCAATACGATCAAACGCTGCTGACAGCTCATTTCATTGGGATTGAGGGCGTTCCGTTCGTGGTTGCTCCGGATGGTCGTGTCAGCAAAGGACGTCCGAAGAACCTGAAATCATGGTTGGAGAGTGTTGAATGATCGTAACCATCAAAAAGAAACTCGAAGAAACGTTGATCCCGGAGCACTTGCGAGCTGCCGGGATTATTCCTGTCCTGGCCTATGACGAAGACGATCATGTCTTCCTTATGGATGACCACAGTGCAGGCTTTGGTTTCATGTGTGAGCCCCTGTGTGGTGCCGATGAAAAAGTTCAGGAGCGAATGAACGGTTTCCTGAATCAGGAGTTCCCGTCGAAGACTACGCTCCAGTTTGTTCTGTTCCGCTCCCCGGACATCAATCAGGAGATGTACCGGATGATGGGGTTGCGTGATGGCTTCCGTCACGAGCTGCTGACATCTGTCATCAAGGAACGGATTAACTTCCTCCAGCACCACACGACAGAACGCATATTTGCCAAGACCAACAAAGGTATCTACGACAATGGCTTGATCCAAGACCTCAAGCTGTTCGTTACGTGCAAAGTCCCCATCAAGAACAATAACCCGACTGAAAGCGAACTCCAGCAGCTCGCACAGCTTCGCACGAAGGTCGAATCATCGCTTCAAACCGTTGGTCTGCGTCCCCGCACAATGACGGCGGTGAACTACATCCGGATCATGAGCACCATCCTGAATTGGGGGCCGGATGCTTCATGGCGACATGACTCTGTGGATTGGGAGATGGATAAGCCCATCTGCGAGCAAATCTTCGATTACGGCACTGATGTGGAAGTCAGCAAGAACGGCATCAGGCTGGGGGACTACCACGCGAAAGTCATGTCAGCGAAAAAGCTGCCTGACGTTTTCTACTTTGGTGATGCGTTGACCTATGCCGGGGATCTCAGCGGCGGCAACTCCAGCATCAAAGAAAACTACATGGTTGTGACCAATGTGTTTTTCCCTGAGGCAGAAAGCACGAAAAACACTCTGGAGCGCAAACGCCAGTTCACTGTAAACCAAGCCTACGGGCCGATGCTCAAATTCGTGCCGGTGCTGGCGGACAAAAAGGAGAGCTTCGACACTCTCTATGAGTCCATGAAAGAGGGGGCTAAGCCAGTCAAGATCACCTACTCGGTGGTTTTATTTGCTCCAACCAAAGAACGTGTTGAAGCGGCGGCGATGGCCGCACGAAACATCTGGCGTGAATCTCGGTTCGAGCTGATGGAGGATAAGTTCGTTGCTCTGCCGATGTTCCTCAACTGCCTGCCATTCTGTACAGACCGGGATGCAGTGCGAGACCTATTCCGCTACAAGACCATGACAACCGAGCAGGCGGCTGTGGTCCTGCCGGTGTTTGGGGAATGGAAGGGGACCGGGACCTATCATGCAGCGCTGATTTCCCGCAACGGCCAGCTCATGAGTCTGTCTCTTCACGACAGTAATACCAACAAAAACCTGGTGATCGCAGCCGAATCCGGCTCGGGTAAATCGTTCCTTACCAACGAACTGATTTTTTCCTACTTGTCCGAGGGTGCTCAGGTCTGGGTTATTGATGCCGGTAAGTCCTACCAGAAGCTGTCGGAAATGCTCAATGGCGACTTCGTTCACTTTGAAGAAGGAACGCACGTCTGCCTCAACCCGTTCGAGCTCATACAGAACTACGAGGACGAAGAAGACGCGATTGTCAGCCTCGTTTGTGCAATGGCGTCGGCCAAAGGCTTGCTGGATGAATGGCAAATCTCTGCGCTGAAACAGGTCCTTTCTCGCCTGTGGGAAGAGAAAGGTAAAGAGATGAAGGTTGACGACATCGCTGAGCGCTGTCTGGAAGAAGAAAACGACCAGCGCCTCAAGGATATTGGTCAGCAGCTCTACGCCTTTACGTCGAAAGGTAGCTACGGGAAATACTTCTCTCGCAAGAACAACGTCAGCTTCCAGAACCAGTTCACTGTACTGGAGCTCGATGAACTGCAAGGGCGTAAGCACTTGCGTCAGGTTGTACTGCTCCAGCTTATTTACCAGATCCAGCAAGAAGTATTCCTGGGTGAACGTAACCGCAAGAAAGTCGTCATCGTGGATGAGGCCTGGGACCTGCTCAAAGAGGGCGAGGTCTCGGTCTTCATGGAACATGCCTACCGCAAATTCCGTAAGTACGGTGGCTCCGTTGTCATTGCAACGCAGTCCATCAACGACCTCTATGAGAACGCAGTGGGCCGCGCCATCGCGGAGAACTCGGCCAGCATGTACTTGCTCGGCCAAACCGAAGAAACCGTGGAATCTGTTAAACGTAGCGGTCGTCTGACCCTTTCAGAGGGCGGGTTCCACACCCTCAAGACGGTACACACCATCCAGGGCGTGTACTCAGAAATCTTTATCAAATCGAAGAGCGGCATGGGCGTCGGACGCTTGATAGTGGGCGACTTCCAGAAGCTGCTTTATTCGACCGATCCGGTGGACGTTAACGCCATCGACCAGTTTGTGAAACAAGGCATGAGCATTCCTGAGGCAATCAAGGCCGTGATGCGAAGCCGTCAGCAGGCTGCATAACCAGGGAGACAGTAATGGACATTAAATCAATCGCAATCGCCGCCATTCTCGGTGCCGCTGGTGGCTTCGGCGGTAGCTACTACGTGATGAGCGAACAAACGGCAAGCATCCATCAGCGTTTGAATCAAACCCCGCCAGTGGTCGTGGTTGACTTCGCTAAAGTGGCGTCGGCGTATCCCGCTGGTGCCTCTCAGGAGGAAGTTGAAAGACTGATGGTCAAGACCAATGACGCAATTTTGAAGTTGAAAGACGCAGGTTATTTGGTCCTTGACGCAAGTGCTGTCGTCGGTGCTCCAAGTGACGTGTACCTCCCTGATGAGGTGCTGAAATGAATTTTCCACTCAAGAAGTATTTCGTCAAAAAGGAATCCTGGAAGCGCTTCGGGGTTAAGGCCGGTGTGACACTACTGGTTCTTTGGGCTGCTGGTGCGGCCTTTGCCAGCCGCTACCGTATTGGCATTGATCCACAACAGGAGAAGTGCCTGCCGGGTTACACCTTCTTCCTCATTGATCTGAACGACCAAACTCTGGAGAGGGGAGCTGTTTACGCCTTCCAAGCCAAGAACATGCAGCCTTTCTACAAGGACGGGACTCGCATGGTCAAAATCCTCACCGGTATGCCGGGGGATAAAGTCGAGATCAACGATAAGTGGAAGATCACCGTCAATGGTGATGTCGTCGGAGAGGGGCTCCAGCTCGCAGGGAAACTACATCTGCCAGAGAGCCACTTTTACGGCAAGACCACGCTGAAAGAGAATAACTACTGGTTTATGGGCAAAAGCCCATTCAGCTTCGACTCACGTTACTGGGGGACTGTGAAAAATGATCAGATCATTGGCCGCGCATATCCCCTGTTCTAAGAGCGTTCTGGTGGCGTTGATATTCTCTGTGGCTGGCGGGGCATACGCTCAAGAGTCTCCGCTCACAGAGCAGGATAAGGCGCTTATTGAGAAAGGAAAGCAAATTGCCCAAAAGGCCCAGAAGATGGAAATGCCATCTCTGTTGCAAAACCAACACATGGACGAGGCTCAGGCCGAAGCCAAGGCATTTTTCAAGCAGCTCCAAACTACTAACCCAACGCTCAAGGAGATGCACCGGAAACAGGCTGAAAAGGGTATCTACTCTGACCATCGGATACTGGTTTTCGCCTCGTTGTCTCTTGGCGAACAGGGGTTAGATGACGTCCTAACGGCGGTGTCAGGCCAGCCTGATTCTGTAATTGTGTTCCGTGGCATCCCGGAAGGAATGAACTTGGGGCAGGGAGTTAAAGCTATTCAGGCGCTCGCGGCCAAAAAAGACCCAGTGCCGAACATCATCATCAACCCTACGTTGTTCAAAACGTACAACATCACAGCCGTTCCCACGATTGTGATGCTGGAGGATGAGCCGCTGCCTGGCGAACAACCAAACGTCGTCGCCCAGGTCTCCGGGTTGTCCGACCCGGTATGGTTGGCTCGGGAAGTGGATAACGGAGAAAAAGGCGATCTCGGCGTTAAGGGGCCGGTGGAGAAAATCAGTGAGCCAGACCTTATTGATGTTGCCAAGAAACGCCTTGCCAATATCGACTGGGAAGAGAAGAAGAAACAGGCTATAGAGCGCTTCTGGACCAAGCAGAATTTCAATGAGCTGCCCAGAGCGCCAAAATCTCGAACACGAGAAATTGACCCTAGCGTCATGATCACCAGTGACATCAGCACTCCGGATGGCACTGTGTTCGCTCACGCGGGTGACGTGATCAACCCATTGTGCGATCCGAAGGAAGTTTGCAAGCCTGGAACGCGGCCATTTACCCAAGCGGTCGTAGTTTTCGACCCGCTGGACAAAAAGCAAATGGAGCTGCTCGCCAAGAAGCTGCCTGAAATTAAGCAGGAACCTGGCGTACAACGGATTACCTATATCGCCACAGAGTTCGACAAAGACAAAGGCTGGGATTCCTACAAGAGTGTCACCGACAACTTTGACGCGCCGGTATATCTGCTGACGCCAGATCTGATTACCCGGTTCGAGCTGGAGCACACACCGAGCGTCATTACTGCCAGAGGCAAGAAGTTTGTTGTCCGCGAACTTGCTGAGGAGGGCGGTGAATGATTTTTGCCCCGGCTTTCCAACCAATTAAAGACGTCGGCACAGGTTCGTTTGTCGCTGCTGAGGTACTGGCTCGTTGGTACGACGAAGGCCGGGTTCTTACACCATCCTCTCTGTCATCACCTCCTTATTGGGGGCTGGTGGATATGGAGATGGCACGGTTCATTCAGGACAACCTTCATTATTGCTTGGATCTGTACCCAGCTCTTTTTCTGAATGTCTCTGAACATACTTTGCAATCAGACGTCATTTTCAAAGCGTGGTGGAGGGTTGTCCGCGACATTGCTAAGAATCACTCATCACGGCTTGTCATCGAGATTACCGAGGGCATTCAGGATGCCTCTCTCGCATTGAGATGGGAGGCTCTTACCGAAATAGGGGTTGAGCTGGCGCTGGATGACTATGGAGACAAAAACTCTTCGCTGGAGCGCCTGAGTCGTTATGACTGGCACTATTGCAAGTTTGACGCGAGAAGACTGCGGTCGCTTGAAGACTACTCGGCCATCCTCCACTGCCGCCGAAAAGGCATACAGCTCATTGCTGAGCAGGTGGAGAGCTTCCCATTGGGGGAGAGCGCCAAATTACTTGGACTGTCATGGCAACAAGGTTTCTATCACGGGAAGCCTGCTGTCATGGAGAAACACTTGAATTACGTAAAGGCCTTACCATGATGCAAAAAATTCTACGGGTCATTGCCGTTAGCGCGGTCTTTTGGGTTCGTTCGGTATCGGCTGACCCTGGGTGCCAGAATGCGGAAGTAATCGGCGGAAAACTGATTACTGACATCTGCTGGAGCTGTATTTTTCCCATCAAAGTAGCAGGGGTTCCTATAAGTGGTGGAGGCGGATCATTCCCGAGTGAAGCCGTAAGCAACCCTCTGTGTATGTGCGAGGATAATCTAGGGGTCCCTCGGCCTGGAGTCACCACTTCTATGTGGGAGCCAGCACGGCTTGTTGAATTTCAGAGAGTGCCTGGCTGCTCATCTGTCTTGAATGGTGTCAGGTTCCCGTTTGATAGGACTAACCAAGGGCATCATGGCATGGGAGACATGGATGGTGGTGATGGTTCTTTTATGCACTATCACTACTATGCGTTTCCTCTGTTGGTGATGCTCGATTTATTTATTAAGCAGACCTGTAATGCTGATGGGTATATGGATCTCGACATCATGTACATGTCGGAGCTCGACCCGACCTGGAACAATGATGAGCTCGCTTTTTTTACCAATCCAGAGGCGGCGGCAGTAGCAAACCCAATTGCGGCGGCTGCGTGTACTGCTGATGCTGTCTCATCAACCGCTGGAAAACCTTTAAAACAGCTTTTCTGGTGTGCTGGTTCATGGGGCACCCTGTATCCATTTAGTGGCAACCAGAATGGTGGAAAAGGTGTTATCCGCGATAGCAGTCTTCTTAGCACAAGGGTTCTGGCTGCTTTGCATCGCCGGGGGTTAGCGTGGAAGACAATGGGTTCTGAGGCTATGTGTAGAGGTGTTATTAGCCCAACACTACCCAAAACGCAGTACAAATTCACGCTATTGCATCCGGTTCCAGAGACAAACTCATCTCACGTAATTGGCGAATCCACTCTTACGTGGGGTCTGGCGCGAACTATACCGGCAATTGGGCAAGACCCTATTTACACCATCTGGCGATGGAATGATTGCTGTAACAATTGAGCAGACCCTAACGAATTTGCACGGGCATTTTAGATTATGCCCCAAAAGGGCCACTACACGTACAGGTGGCCCTTGTCTTCTCAGATAGCATGGGAAGGTTGAAATGGAGAACACAATGCGAAGTCATAATTACTTTATGAAAGCTGTGGCCTCGCTGTTGACAGTAACCATGTCTGCGCTGCCGATACATTCCTACGCTAACGGTAGCCAAGACCAGGACATCACAGCGGTGGGTAAAGAGGCCCAGGCTTTCGGACAAAACCTCTCAAACTCATTCAAGTCGAGCTCGGGGACTGTGCAAGATGGCACAATCTCTATGCCGACGTTGAAAGACGGTCAATTCCAAATGAACGGGGGGAGTCAGATTAATGTCAATGATCTATTCCCCGGAACGAGCGGGACCAACAATAAACCTGATAGTTATTACTTCCCTGATGCCAATAAACCTGATGTGGGCGGTCTGCAAGGCATTTACGACTCTGGCGATGACATGGACAGCGTGGGGAATAATGCAAAAGGGTCGCTGTGGAGTGATGCCAATAGTGCTAATCCATCAATCTCTGGTGCGGCATACAAGGTTCTTCTCGATGCCTCTAATCGATCACGCCCTGATTTCAGTAATGACCCTGTACTAAATCTAAGCAAAAAGACCTATGAGGATATGGACCTCATCGCAGGTGGCTTTGGGGATTGTTCTGCCGAAACAACCATCAATCAGAATACTATCAACGCCCACATTCCAGAGTATGAACGGTGTCAGCGTGTTGTAGATCAAAGCGCGGACTGTGAGGTTGTCCATGACTACGATGCCTCTGTGGTGAAGCACTATGATGGTCCATATAACCTCAAATCTTGTGGAGAAGGCTGTACTGAGTTGTGGATTGGCCGAGTTGGTAACGACTACTGGAGTGGCAACTGTTCGATTTATGAGGAATACACGCGGGTCCAAGTCAGTAATCCAGACGCCATAGTGTCTGCAACTCTTGAGTACGCCAAGTGGGATGACTACATGCAAGTTTGGGTTGGTAAATCAGGTCAGGAAACTAAAGTATGGTCCGGCCCTGACGGCAATTTCCCTCCAGAAACGGCTGGCCGATGTGAATTGTCAACAAGTTGGGAGCGAAACCCTAATATTGATGTCACTCCCTATTTCAAGAATGTGAAAGATGGTGATGTTGTTACGTTTAAGATCCGCGTTTCAGTAACTGGCGCAGGTGAGGGTTTTGGCCGCATAAAGCTACGCTATGACCCATCAAAAGCCATTACCAAGGATGAGTGGGCTCCACAGAGCTGCATGGATTCAGCCAAAGGGGTTGTAGATGGTTTTGCGGAAGGCGAGATCACATGTATAGATGACCCGACTGATGCTACGGGCTGCACAGTCATCAATGGGATCAAAGTTTGCGAATCTCAACTCAAGCCGTCACCTTTGCCTGGTATTCCAAAACTATGCAAAAAGGTTCGAGTTAAAGCTGACTATGACTTTTATAAGGGGCAAATGGACTGCTGGACAGACCCTCAAGGTGAAACGCACTGTCCGGTAAACACGG encodes the following:
- the traN gene encoding conjugal transfer mating pair stabilization protein TraN, with the translated sequence MRSHNYFMKAVASLLTVTMSALPIHSYANGSQDQDITAVGKEAQAFGQNLSNSFKSSSGTVQDGTISMPTLKDGQFQMNGGSQINVNDLFPGTSGTNNKPDSYYFPDANKPDVGGLQGIYDSGDDMDSVGNNAKGSLWSDANSANPSISGAAYKVLLDASNRSRPDFSNDPVLNLSKKTYEDMDLIAGGFGDCSAETTINQNTINAHIPEYERCQRVVDQSADCEVVHDYDASVVKHYDGPYNLKSCGEGCTELWIGRVGNDYWSGNCSIYEEYTRVQVSNPDAIVSATLEYAKWDDYMQVWVGKSGQETKVWSGPDGNFPPETAGRCELSTSWERNPNIDVTPYFKNVKDGDVVTFKIRVSVTGAGEGFGRIKLRYDPSKAITKDEWAPQSCMDSAKGVVDGFAEGEITCIDDPTDATGCTVINGIKVCESQLKPSPLPGIPKLCKKVRVKADYDFYKGQMDCWTDPQGETHCPVNTGGNLDSCQKYEENPQCGFISSKCVDGAQGSSGTCYVHEDTYDCGTDVSVPTLEKETEYQCGGPIRCMGDDCLDLTKTQSTDFARATALLNAAQFMTQDMSCTGQDGDDNPTGDENVICSAFAGEAGECKIAVGGVSDCCEKPTNISLADYLNLIMAVPKLDGAVMGLTDGNALKGAYQVLREPALQGWTEVTKPFTSYIENVSGAVDSFFQPVEQFVDQLIDQLKEQVKEVMMDVMKSAGQDAATEQAAAAASEQAAEAMMETATTWLSTAMTIYTVYVVAMVMIQMIYKCEEEEFTMNAKRALKNCTYVGSYCKSKVLGACIEKREAYCCFNSPLSRIIQEQVRPQLGQNFGDPKNPQCEGIPLDKIAEIDWSKINLDEWLGILQQNGKFPDPASINLDSLTGAGNDFNIDGTRKNAQERALERLEGIDIDAKRKEATNSIDPQTGAPTGGGG